A single window of Methylomarinum sp. Ch1-1 DNA harbors:
- the cas7c gene encoding type I-C CRISPR-associated protein Cas7/Csd2 → MSALSHKIDFAIIFNVKHANPNGDPLNGNRPRTDYDGYGEITDVCLKRKIRDRLQGEGRSIFVQSDEKKTDGMTSLKHRAEAEPPIGLGKDAFKAKKQSKDITARLACDKWLDVRAFGQVFAFGKETDAAGVSIAIRGPVTIQSAFSIEPVSITSTQITKSVNSEGDGSKKGADTMGMKHRVDQAVYVAYGAMTPQLAEKTGFSDDDAESIKSVLPRLFEGDASSARPEGSMAVNNLIWWQHNSKSGQYSSAKVHQSLRVNPDGSFELDELDGLQAEIIDGF, encoded by the coding sequence ATGAGCGCATTGAGCCATAAAATCGATTTCGCGATCATATTCAACGTCAAACACGCCAACCCCAACGGCGATCCGCTGAACGGCAACCGGCCCCGCACCGACTATGACGGTTACGGCGAAATCACCGATGTTTGTCTGAAACGCAAAATCCGCGACCGCTTGCAAGGCGAGGGTCGGTCGATTTTCGTGCAATCCGACGAAAAAAAGACCGACGGCATGACCAGCTTGAAACACCGGGCGGAAGCAGAACCGCCTATCGGGTTGGGCAAGGATGCCTTTAAAGCCAAGAAACAAAGCAAGGATATCACCGCTCGTCTAGCGTGCGATAAATGGCTGGATGTGCGCGCTTTCGGCCAGGTATTCGCGTTCGGCAAGGAAACCGACGCCGCCGGCGTGTCGATCGCGATACGCGGCCCGGTGACCATACAGTCGGCGTTCAGCATCGAGCCGGTCAGCATCACCAGCACCCAAATCACCAAAAGCGTCAACAGCGAAGGCGACGGCAGCAAAAAAGGCGCCGACACGATGGGCATGAAACACCGGGTCGACCAGGCAGTGTATGTAGCTTACGGCGCGATGACCCCGCAATTGGCCGAGAAAACCGGTTTCAGCGATGACGATGCCGAATCGATCAAGTCCGTGCTGCCAAGATTATTCGAGGGCGACGCCTCGTCAGCGCGGCCGGAAGGCTCGATGGCGGTTAACAATCTCATTTGGTGGCAGCATAATAGCAAGTCCGGTCAATATTCGTCGGCCAAGGTGCATCAAAGTTTGCGCGTCAATCCGGACGGCAGTTTTGAGCTGGACGAATTGGATGGTTTACAAGCGGAAATCATCGACGGTTTTTAA
- the cas4 gene encoding CRISPR-associated protein Cas4 — protein MEPEPIFISRLQHYLYCPRQFALIELEDVWLENQFTAEGQVLHQRVDQADKETRGDIRTVRALRLAHAALGIEGVADVVEYHRLADGTERPYPVEYKRGKPKAHRADDVQLCAQALCLEDMEGVSVPEGALFYGSVRRRHRVVFDDALRELTLQTVQACREIVQNKQTPKAAYQAKKCRHCSLLEQCHPQHFSRSASAWLAAQLAEE, from the coding sequence ATGGAACCGGAACCCATCTTCATCTCCCGCCTGCAACATTATCTGTACTGCCCGCGCCAATTCGCGTTGATCGAGTTGGAGGATGTTTGGCTGGAAAACCAATTTACCGCCGAAGGCCAAGTGCTGCACCAGCGCGTCGACCAGGCCGATAAGGAAACGCGCGGCGATATCCGCACGGTGCGCGCGCTGCGTTTGGCGCATGCCGCGTTAGGTATCGAAGGCGTGGCGGACGTCGTGGAATACCACCGTCTTGCGGACGGAACGGAACGGCCTTATCCGGTCGAATACAAGCGCGGAAAACCCAAGGCGCACCGGGCCGACGACGTGCAACTGTGCGCCCAGGCCTTGTGCCTGGAAGACATGGAAGGCGTAAGCGTGCCGGAAGGCGCGTTGTTTTACGGTTCGGTGCGGCGGAGGCATCGGGTCGTTTTCGACGACGCCTTGCGCGAACTGACCTTGCAAACCGTTCAGGCATGCCGTGAGATTGTGCAAAACAAACAAACCCCCAAGGCCGCGTATCAGGCCAAGAAATGCCGGCACTGTTCGCTGCTGGAACAATGCCATCCGCAACACTTCAGCCGCTCGGCCTCGGCATGGTTGGCGGCGCAATTGGCGGAGGAATAA
- the cas8c gene encoding type I-C CRISPR-associated protein Cas8c/Csd1, translating into MSWMEKLYRTYEAGIRLDLKPEDRLMPISHTLQNAHINIVIDGEGNFKRAFVLEKTQIVLPATEKSAGRSSGEAPHPLADKIQYVAKDYPDFGGKKKAYFEGYRKQLLDWCESGQSHAKVEAVYRYIAKGTVVADLIAKRVLHADAHNVLLTRWPEDADSEPPALFKVLPKEKGALDQGNALVCWSVENAGDPQADTWKDQSIQTAWIAYDNQQANDSGLCFVSGDEKALSVNHPAKIRHTGDKAKLISSNDSSGYTFRGRFLDETQACGIGYETSQKAHNALRWLVARQGFRNGDQAYVAWAVSGKKIPQPLADSFWLMTADEEDLDEVEETEPEKTQTTIDHSLDTGQSYAEQLRHYMAGYAAKLDHHEQITIMGIDSATPGRMGIVYYREMVGPEFLDRLENWHRQFAWPQRHSRKLTDATGKKPKTQVFWPISSPVPKDIAVAAYGENVDDTLKKKVIERLLPCIIDGQPFPRDLLENCIRKACNRTAYSSDKHWLWEKNLGITCALFRGFYVRHPHRNLRRDYSMALEEDYAARDYLYGRLLAIAEYIEEIALNIGGEKRPTTAARLMQRFADRPFETWRTIELALQPYMQRLRVSRGGFLTNRLKEIDAIKAMFDRQEFTSRQRLSGEFLLGYHCQRHHFRHKSDLPEGTPESGESA; encoded by the coding sequence ATGAGCTGGATGGAAAAGCTTTATCGAACTTATGAAGCAGGCATTCGGTTGGATTTGAAACCTGAAGATCGATTGATGCCAATTAGCCACACCTTGCAAAATGCCCACATCAACATCGTCATCGATGGCGAAGGCAACTTCAAGCGGGCGTTTGTGCTGGAAAAGACTCAGATTGTTTTGCCGGCGACCGAAAAGTCCGCCGGCCGTAGCAGTGGCGAGGCGCCGCACCCCTTGGCGGACAAAATTCAATATGTCGCCAAGGATTACCCAGATTTTGGCGGCAAGAAAAAAGCCTATTTCGAGGGGTATCGAAAACAATTACTAGACTGGTGTGAATCAGGGCAAAGCCACGCAAAGGTGGAGGCCGTTTATCGCTACATCGCTAAAGGTACTGTAGTGGCCGATTTGATTGCAAAACGCGTTTTGCATGCCGACGCCCACAACGTGTTGTTGACTCGTTGGCCGGAAGATGCCGATTCCGAGCCGCCCGCGCTATTCAAAGTTTTGCCAAAGGAGAAGGGGGCGTTGGATCAAGGCAATGCGCTGGTCTGTTGGTCGGTCGAAAATGCCGGCGATCCACAGGCCGATACCTGGAAGGATCAATCCATACAAACAGCTTGGATAGCCTACGACAACCAGCAGGCAAACGACTCCGGTTTGTGTTTCGTGAGCGGAGACGAAAAAGCTTTATCGGTCAATCACCCGGCCAAAATTCGCCATACCGGCGACAAGGCCAAACTGATTTCTTCCAACGACAGCAGCGGTTACACCTTTCGCGGCAGGTTTTTAGATGAAACGCAAGCTTGTGGCATCGGCTACGAGACATCGCAAAAAGCGCATAATGCCTTGCGCTGGCTGGTTGCCCGACAAGGGTTTAGAAACGGCGACCAAGCTTATGTCGCCTGGGCCGTGTCCGGCAAGAAAATTCCGCAGCCCTTGGCCGATTCATTCTGGTTGATGACCGCCGACGAAGAAGACTTGGATGAGGTCGAAGAAACCGAACCGGAAAAAACGCAAACAACGATCGACCATAGCCTTGATACCGGTCAATCCTACGCCGAGCAACTAAGGCATTACATGGCCGGTTACGCCGCCAAGCTGGACCATCACGAACAAATCACCATCATGGGCATAGATTCGGCGACGCCGGGGCGGATGGGCATCGTTTATTACCGGGAGATGGTGGGCCCCGAATTCCTGGACCGTTTGGAAAACTGGCACCGGCAATTCGCCTGGCCGCAGCGGCATAGCCGCAAGTTGACCGACGCAACCGGCAAGAAACCAAAAACGCAAGTGTTTTGGCCTATCAGTTCGCCGGTTCCCAAGGACATCGCAGTCGCCGCATACGGCGAAAACGTCGACGACACGTTGAAGAAAAAAGTCATCGAACGCTTGCTGCCTTGCATCATCGACGGCCAGCCGTTTCCAAGAGATTTGCTCGAAAACTGTATACGCAAGGCCTGCAACCGCACTGCTTATTCCAGCGACAAACACTGGTTGTGGGAGAAGAACCTCGGCATCACTTGCGCGTTGTTCAGGGGATTCTACGTCCGGCACCCTCATCGAAATCTACGGAGAGACTATTCCATGGCATTAGAAGAAGATTACGCGGCCCGCGATTATTTATACGGTCGTTTACTGGCAATCGCCGAATACATTGAAGAAATAGCATTGAATATCGGCGGCGAAAAACGCCCGACTACGGCGGCGCGTTTGATGCAACGTTTCGCCGACCGTCCATTTGAAACCTGGCGCACGATCGAACTGGCCCTGCAACCCTATATGCAACGGCTACGCGTATCGCGAGGCGGCTTCTTGACCAACCGGCTCAAGGAAATCGACGCTATTAAAGCCATGTTCGACCGGCAAGAGTTTACTAGCAGACAACGACTGTCCGGTGAATTCCTGCTCGGCTACCATTGTCAACGCCACCACTTTAGACACAAATCCGATCTACCCGAAGGAACCCCAGAATCAGGAGAATCTGCATGA
- a CDS encoding type II toxin-antitoxin system HicB family antitoxin encodes MKYQVILEHSEEGVAASVPCLPGCHSQGSTEQEALRNIAEAIADYLAVVKELTKDKIVKEVEVPEEHVA; translated from the coding sequence ATGAAATATCAAGTGATCCTAGAACACTCGGAAGAAGGCGTGGCCGCATCCGTGCCCTGCCTTCCCGGATGCCACTCCCAGGGCTCGACCGAGCAGGAAGCCTTGCGGAATATCGCCGAAGCGATTGCCGATTATCTGGCGGTGGTGAAGGAACTGACCAAGGACAAAATCGTCAAGGAAGTCGAAGTGCCGGAGGAGCATGTTGCCTAA
- a CDS encoding type II toxin-antitoxin system HicA family toxin: MLPKLDGVKHLQAVRALEKAGFRIARQGKHIVMTNGSRIITIPRHNPVNAITMGNIVRDAGLSNDEFKKLL; the protein is encoded by the coding sequence ATGTTGCCTAAACTGGACGGCGTCAAACATTTGCAGGCCGTACGAGCCCTGGAAAAAGCTGGCTTCAGGATCGCCCGGCAAGGAAAACATATTGTCATGACCAACGGCAGCCGGATCATCACGATTCCCCGGCACAACCCGGTCAACGCGATCACGATGGGTAATATTGTTCGGGACGCCGGGTTGAGCAACGATGAATTCAAAAAACTACTCTAG